Proteins co-encoded in one Deltaproteobacteria bacterium genomic window:
- a CDS encoding phenylacetate--CoA ligase, whose translation MYWDRDVETISAEDLKTLQLERLRRTLIQARKSPFYSKVFRGCGFVPERLDSLENLADLPFTTKNDLRAQFPYGLLSLPLDEVIRLHASSGTTGQATVVFHSKRDIDLWADLISRCMYMAGVRKDDVFQNLTGYGLFTGGLGFHYGSERLGALTIPAGAGNSKRQVRLMQQFGTTVIHLIPSYAMRLMQVMDELHIDPRRDLNLRIAFLGAEPYSEEVRLRVEEYFGVDAFNSYGLSEMNGPGVAFECQYKKGMHVWEDAFLVEVINPDTLEPVAAGEEGELVLTTLTREAMPIIRYRTKDLTRVLPGECPCGRGHLRIDRIKGRTDDMLIIKGVNIFPVQVEQVLMDIPEVGRNYRIILERENGLDSMRVEVEVHEDIFKEEMRYLRDLQARITRELRNELLITPRVELVQPNTIPRSTGKAERVVDRRK comes from the coding sequence TTGTACTGGGACAGGGACGTAGAAACAATTTCAGCAGAGGACTTGAAGACTCTCCAGCTCGAGCGGTTGCGCCGCACCCTCATTCAGGCGAGAAAGTCACCTTTTTACAGCAAGGTTTTCAGGGGCTGTGGATTTGTCCCGGAAAGATTGGACTCACTCGAAAATCTTGCTGACCTTCCTTTTACCACCAAGAATGACCTGCGGGCGCAGTTTCCCTATGGCCTGCTGTCCTTGCCTCTGGACGAGGTGATTCGGTTGCATGCCTCATCCGGAACAACGGGCCAGGCCACGGTGGTTTTTCACAGCAAGCGAGATATTGATCTCTGGGCAGACCTTATCAGTCGTTGCATGTATATGGCAGGTGTCAGAAAAGATGACGTCTTCCAGAACCTCACCGGATACGGTCTGTTTACCGGCGGCCTGGGTTTTCATTACGGCAGCGAGCGGCTGGGTGCCCTTACTATTCCAGCCGGAGCCGGCAACAGCAAACGCCAGGTGCGCCTGATGCAGCAATTCGGCACCACAGTGATTCACCTGATCCCCAGCTATGCCATGCGGCTAATGCAGGTGATGGATGAGCTGCACATCGATCCCAGGCGAGATCTCAACTTGCGGATTGCCTTTCTCGGGGCCGAGCCCTATTCAGAAGAGGTAAGGCTGCGGGTTGAGGAATACTTTGGGGTAGACGCATTCAACTCCTACGGTCTTTCGGAGATGAACGGTCCAGGGGTGGCCTTCGAATGCCAGTACAAGAAAGGCATGCATGTCTGGGAGGATGCCTTCCTTGTAGAGGTGATCAATCCCGACACCCTCGAGCCTGTTGCTGCGGGTGAGGAAGGAGAACTCGTGCTGACCACCCTTACCCGTGAAGCCATGCCGATAATCCGCTACCGTACCAAGGATCTCACTCGGGTGCTGCCGGGTGAGTGTCCCTGCGGTCGAGGCCACCTGCGGATAGACAGGATCAAGGGGCGCACTGATGACATGCTCATCATTAAAGGGGTAAACATCTTCCCAGTACAGGTGGAACAGGTGCTCATGGATATCCCGGAAGTGGGCAGGAATTACCGCATTATTCTCGAGCGGGAGAACGGCCTCGACTCCATGCGCGTCGAAGTAGAAGTGCACGAGGATATCTTCAAGGAAGAAATGCGCTATCTAAGGGATCTGCAGGCCAGGATCACCCGTGAACTGCGCAACGAACTTCTCATCACACCCAGAGTTGAACTGGTTCAGCCAAACACCATTCCCCGTTCAACCGGAAAGGCAGAACGGGTGGTGGACCGGAGGAAGTAA